ATTAGTCGATCCCACTCCCCCGAGATTGTGTTTTTATACGAGACAAAAAATTCTTCTCGAAGTATGGAGCAAAAGTTGAGAGGATGTGGATTCAAAGACTGGAGCCTAGTCAACCCGGAAGGAACAGCAGGAGGATTGGTAATAGCATGGAAGGAAGGTTTGGAGGTAACAGTTATCAATTCTACCCATTTTTTCATTACTGTTACAGTTAAAGATGAGGTCACAAATCATGATTGGTGTTTTCTTGGAGTTCATTTAAGTACTAATGACCAGATTCAATCACAGCAGTTTGTGGAATTATCATTAATATTGCAGCAGGTTCATGGGAAAGTTGCAATCATCAGAGACTTCAATGCCATCACAAACCAACGTGAAAAAGAGGGCAAAAATGAGAAATCTTCAGCTTCCATGGCATGTTTTAATAACTTTCTTAATGACTGTGAACTGGTGGACATTTGTATGATTGGTAGGTTGTTCACTTGGTCAAACAGACGAATAGGAGGAGACCTTATCAAGGAGAGACTTGATAGAGTGCTCGCTGGAAATGGGTGGTTGCAGAAGTACCAAAACGTAGTTGTTCTAAGACTTTCTGAATCTGGTTCGGATCATGCACCACTATTCCTAGACACAAACCCGAGACATGAGCAATCTAAACGCCGATTCAAATTCTAGGAGCGATGGTGTGCGGTTCCTAATGTTAGGAATATTATTCAGGATACGTGGAGAAATGAAGTAGGGGATTCATCTATGTATAGCTTGGCCCAAAACTCAAGAAATGTATGCACAGACTTGTAGCATAGCAGAACAGGAGCAGGTCAAATTCTAAAGTGAAAATTGATGAGCTTCTCCAGCAAATTGAGGGTATGCGAGCCACAGGGACACATGGTGGTGAGAAGATAATCGAGTTGGAGCGTAGTTTGGAGATAGCTTACCACGGTGAGGAGATGTATTGGAAGAAAAAGTCTAAAGTTAAATGGCTCCAGGCAAGGGATCAGAACACGAAAACTTTCCACCAGAAGTTTAAGACTAGAGCTCGCCGAAACCAAATATGGAGACTGTTTGGCGAGAATGGGGATGTTGCGACCACAAACACTGACATTACAAATGTGGCTGAATAGTATTTCAAGAATATATTCACCTCCACTTGCCATGCAGATCCGACACCGTGTTTTACTGAGTTGGAGCCTAAGGTCACTGCTGCTATGAATTGACAGCTCTGTAGACCAGTTTCTAGGGAGGAAGTCAAGAGAGCAACATTCAGCATCCACCCTCAGAAAGCTCCAGGTGAAGATGGTATGACGGCTAAATTCTTTCAGCATTACTGGGATATTGTTAGTGAAGATGTCTTTCGAGCTGTGCGGAGTTTCTTTGCAAGAGGGAGGATTCTTAAGGGATTTAACCATACTCAGATATTCCTTATTCCGAAGGTTTCAGATGCCAGCAGTGTGGCTCAGATTTGGCCTATTAGTCTTTCCACGGTTATTTATAAAATGATGTCAAAGGTACTGGTTCACATTCTCCAACCTATTATGAACAGCTTGATTAGTCAGTCTCAAAGTGCATTTATTAAAGGGAGGATTATTTCGGATAATATCCTTATTGCTCATGAGTACATGCATTATCTTAAGAATAAGAGGCAAGGGCTGGAGTATGAAATGGCAGTTAAGCTGGACATGAGTAAGGCATATGACAAAGTTGAGTGGGATTATTTATGGTTCATTATGAAAAAACTGGGCTTTGAAGAGAGATGGATAGGATGGATCCGAGAGTTAGTCACTACTGTTTCTTATTTTGTCAATGTGGAAGGTCAACCTTTTGGTTTTTTCAAACCAAATAGAGGTATCCGACAAGGAGACCCTCTATCTCCATACCTATTTCTTTTCTACATTGAAGGATTATCCTTTATGCTACACAAGGCGGAGCAAAACAGACTGATTCAAGGAGTTCAGATTAATAGGAGGTGTCCTTGAGTCAGCCACTTGTTATTCGCAGACGATTCAATCCTTTTTAGCAAAGCTACAACACCAAATTGTGAAAGAATTTTGGACTTATTGGAGCATTATTGAAGTTGCAGCGGCCAGCAGGTAAACCTGAGCAAGTCAGCAATCTTTTTCAGTCACAACACTACAATGGAGACTCGGCGCCAACTGGATAATGCTCTCCACATTGACCACATTGGGACACAAGATAAATATCTTGGGCTCCCAGCTATGGTTAATAAATCCAAGCGGGCTACCTTCAACTTGATTAAAGAAAAGGCCCGGAAAAAAGCTAGCATTGGAAGCGCAACCTCCTCTCAGCTGGTGGAAGACATGTATTAATTAAGGCTATAGGAGAGGCTATACCAATTTATTCTCTGTAATATTTTCGATTACCTGATTTTCTGATTATGGAAATTCACCATATCCTAACTCAATTTTGGTGGGGTCAAAAGGGGGAAGAACGGCAGATGCAATGGGTTAGTTGGGATACTATGACACAACATAAGAGTGAGGGAGGTTTGGGACTAAAAGATCTCAGGGCCAAAATCTTGCTCTCCTAGGAAAACAATGCTGGTGATTAATTACTCATCCTAACTCACTCCTCGCCAGAATCCTCAAAAGTAAGTACTTCAAATACTCTAATGTAATGAAAGCAGAGGTTGGAGTATTACCTTCCTGGGGATGGAGAAGTGTCCTCGAAGGCAGAAAAGTGGTGGAGAAAGGTCTTCAATGGAGAATTGGCACTAGAGAGGACATCCAAATTGTTGGCGAGCCATGGCTTCCTCTGCCATACCCCTGCACATTACCTCCAGCAGTGTACCTACAAAACACAACACTACCAGTATTCAGAGTGAATGATTTAATAAATCAAGAACAGAGAAGCTGGAACCAACAACTCATCCAAGAGCTTTTTCCTATGGACATCAGTAATAGAATATTAACAATCCAACTGGAGAAAAATGAAGACAAGCTACATTGGGTTTTGAGTAAGATGCACCAATACTCTGTTGCGTCAGGGTACAAAGTTgcttacaattttttttcacagCCCAATCGAAAGCTGCCCAGACTATTTCAGACAAAGCCCCTTGTGAAAGGGACTATGGAAGCTCCAGATCCCTCATAAGATAAAGATCTTCCTCTGGAAGTCGCTGCATGACTACTTCCTAGTCTTACAAAATATCCATCAGAGGTTTTCAGGAACGTCGGGGGAGTGTCTCGTCTGCCACCGGGAAGAGGAATTAACCTCCCACTGCCTAATCTACTGTTCTGAGGCTCAGGAAGTGTGGAAGAGAACGCCCATTAGTTGTTTATTACCGCTGCAAAGAACGATGACCTTCCGGGAGTGGTGGAcacaaatgaaagaaaatatagCATAATAGCACCAtggagattttgagcttaataTTCTTGCTATCACCTGTTGGAGCGTCTGGAAAAGCAGAAATTTGAGAGTCTTCGAACAAACCAACAGCTCACCCAATGCAGTGGTGGAGTCGGTCCTGAAGCTCTGCAACGAACTGCAACGCCATCTACAGAGTAGTTCGAGCCCTAATCCTTGAAAGATCATCTTTGATTTTTTGCTTCCCTTTCAATTTTTTCGAAGCTACGCTATTGTTTGTTCTGTACTATTACTTAGCAATCTATGAGAGATCCCCAAATTCTGATTGTAAGTCTAATTTTAgacaaattcaattattttagtaataaaataatatgcCACTGtctttgaaaaaaagaagaatatgatTAAAGATATCAAGTTAAATTTGGAAATATATTATTATGAGTGTTTGGACAACTGTTGCATATTATcaagataaagaaagaaagtatTTTCACTTCAATGTCAAcagaaataactaaataaatagtGCAATAGCTAATTGATGAATAAAGAAAATCATTCCAACATTAAAGAGAAGATATCAAGctctataaaaaattatttgatcaaAGGAGGAAGGTAACAATTCGAATCAAAGCTGAAACATTTTATCttcattctttatttattgAGTGTGTTCtgacttcttctttgtttagaactaaattttctaaaagttacaaaagacaaaaaaagaaaGTAGTGCACACAAAAGTTAAAgagaaaaggacaaataggtccctgacCTTTTACTCTACGGACATTTTTGTCCCTGACCattgaaaatacttttaagtccCTGACGTCTTTAAAAATTGGACGGATCAATCTTTCCGTCCAAAAGCCACCGTCAGATCTAACGGAAAAGGTTGACATGGCTCCCCCTTCTGCTTACCTGACATCACGACTATCCACGTGGCACCTTAGTGGGATAGAGCTTTTAAAAGATGGACAAAGAAGTCCCTGTCCATCAATGCGACGTCGTTTACCCCACCAACACCTACCAAAGTCACATTTTCCTCATTCCCTCTCCCAAAAACTCATTACACATCAAGTTCATCATGTTCTTCAACTTCAGGAAGGTTCAGAGTCAGGGCCAACAACAACACCAGCAAGTTTGGAAATTTCCTCAACTTAAAGCCTGCCCATCCTTGGATTTTGATCTCCCATGGTGCCATCCTTCTGATCGATCTCATTTTAACGTGATCATCATTGGATCTAGCCCTACAGGCACTCGCCTAGCAGAGCAAGTTTCCCGCCATGGAATTAAGATTTGTTGTGTTGATCCTGACCCTCCCTCCATGTGGCCTAACAACTACGGTGTGTGGGTGGATGAGTTTGAGAGTATTGATCTTTAGGATTACTTGGAGGGTGTGTCTCCAATCAGGTTAAATTTCACAAGGGAAAGGTACGGGGAATGAGCCATACTTGAGAGCTAATAATTccaacttttctatttttttatattgaatgcCTTTCAGTTGTTCCAATATGATATTTCTTGAGGAAACTTCCCTTGTTAGCCGTCCGATTTTGTCTTCCATGGaggtgaagaagaggatggTTGCAAGGCTAAGACACTTGGAAATCAGAGTGAAACATGTACCATAATCAATGTATTTTCATATCTTAGTCGTAGCCGAAGTTGGATATTGATTTGTCGAACTTTGTTCCAAAATAATTTAgctgttaaaaattatttcagaTTAATTGAGTGTGAAACAGATATGCATCCACATCATAATCTATGCAAAGAAAGTTTGATTCTTTTGACCGCAAGTGTGTCTTTTTCTAATAGTGATAGTATTCTTTATGCATATGATAGGCTTAATCCTGTTTTCTCTTATAATGAAGttctaaataaaagaaattttagaTTAATTACCTTACATTATATAGATGCATTTATAAACAACACGAATAATTTTGAAACTAGTGCATTGCTACAACTAACTACAGCctgaagagaaaaaagaacaaaaggaaGCATGAAACAAGAAAATGACACATATACCacagaaacagaaaaaaatgTAGCACAACAAAAAATTGATGGTGGGCTAGATAATGGGGTAGTTGAAATTTCATAGGCGAGTAGTGAAAACGCTGAGGATGGTCATGCTTTGGTGGTAAGGTGTGATTTGGTTTTGTTGGTGAAATCTGAGGTACTGTTGGAGGGGCCTTAAGCATTGTTGGAGGGGCCTTAAGCACTGGCGGATTCTGCTGAGTGATTTTTTGAGCTGGTGCTGGTGCATGCGCCTCTCTTCCAAGCTTTGTCGTCGGGGAAGGTGTTGAGAGCAAGAGTTGGTGGGGTTGGGAGGGAGGAGGTAGTGGTGGCGGATATATTCTTGGGAACCACAGGGACTTTTGTGTCCATCTTTCAAAAACTCCATCCCACTAAGATGCCACGTGGGCAGCCGTGATGCCAGGTAAGCAGAAGGGGAGCCACGTCAGCCTTTTTCGTTAGATCTGACGATGGCTTTTGGATGGAAGGACTGATCCGTCCAATTTTTAAAAACGTCAGggacttaaaagtatttttcaatggTTAGGAACGAAAATGTCCGCGAAGTAAAAGGTTAAGGACCTATTTGTCATTTTCTCAAAGTCAAATTTTGGGTTGTTTGAgggttttaatttaaaaaagtgtCGATTTATAGTACATTTAATTCTCTTTAACTAGTTTAGGTTAGTACTTAGGTGAGTGACTAAGTTTAAGATAGTTTAAATGAAGTTACAAGAGTGTGAATCTCTTGGTATCGGTGTTTGTAATCCAAATTGATTATACTAAAAATTCTACCATAGTTGTAGTGAAGACTGGACGTAAGTCATGTTACACTTTGTGGGAAAACTAAAATATATCTTGATCTCACTCTTATTCTTTTTTACTCTCTGCAATTTCAATTCTGATCTATTTTACGCTAAAGAcgaaacaaaatcaaaaataattttctaaaattagagTTTTGCataatttgtttatttagttttaagattagtttttttattcaaCCTGTTTTTTAACTCACTTGAAAACCTTCTATGCTAAATAATTGGATTTTTTTGTATCTTCTGAATATcagattttttttgtaaaaaaatttaactattaaaaCCAGGtggtattaattttaatttttttttcaaacgtAACTCAAACTCATCTTATTTTCAAAcgtttcttattattttttcattaaataattcttaaatttaagaatttaaccatttaatttttcaacaacAAACACTGCacttctaacttttttttttttttatcggcATTAAAATTCGCCGTCGAACTCAAAAGAGTGAAAGACACTTAAAGAAATGAGAAGACTAACTTAGAGACTAGCTTCAATTGACTCTAATCTTAGCTCTTCGCAGATGTGGCAGTGCCATAGTGTTTACAAGATACAAAATATTATGCATTTGTTACGTGGTAACGTTATGCCATTGCCGGTGGTTGTTGAAGCAATTCGATATTTGTAGGCTCCAAATTAAACTTGTTCCTCGTGGGTTAGAGGGTGAGGGGAGAAAAACGACAAATTAAATATGCGTGTGAACAGCACTGAAAAAtcacaatttcattttattattattatt
The Arachis duranensis cultivar V14167 chromosome 5, aradu.V14167.gnm2.J7QH, whole genome shotgun sequence genome window above contains:
- the LOC107488025 gene encoding uncharacterized protein LOC107488025, translated to MEQKLRGCGFKDWSLVNPEGTAGGLVIAWKEGLEVTVINSTHFFITVTVKDEVTNHDWCFLGVHLSTNDQIQSQQFVELSLILQQVHGKVAIIRDFNAITNQREKEGKNEKSSASMACFNNFLNDCELVDICMIGRLFTWSNRRIGGDLIKERLDRVLAGNGWLQKYQNVVVLRLSESGSDHAPLFLDTNPRHEQSKRRFKF